The Lutra lutra chromosome 10, mLutLut1.2, whole genome shotgun sequence genome contains a region encoding:
- the LOC125079762 gene encoding olfactory receptor 56B1-like, whose protein sequence is MSASLKDSNSSKFQVSEFILMGFPGIHSWQHWLSFPLAVLYLSAIGANILILITICQDPALQQPMYYFLGILSVVDMGLATTIMPKILAIFWFDAKVISLPECFAQIYAIHCFVGMESGIFLCMAFDRYVAICHPLRYPSIVTNALILKATVFMVLRNGLFVIPVPVLAAQRNYCSRNEIEHCLCSNLGVTSLACDDRRPNSICQLVLAWIGMGSDLGLIILSYTLILRSVLRLNSAEAASKALSTCSSHLILILFFYTAVVVVSVTHLAEPKAPLIPVLLNVLHNIIPPSLNPIVYALRTKELRASFQKVFCLSLEKNTRHQRPSA, encoded by the coding sequence ATGTCTGCATCTCTGAAAGACTCTAATAGCTCCAAATTCCAGGTCTCTGAGTTCATCCTGATGGGATTCCCAGGCATTCATAGCTGGCAACACTGGCTCTCCTTTCCATTGGCAGTACTCTACCTCTCAGCAATTGGTGCTAACATCCTCATCCTCATCACCATTTGTCAGGACCCTGCCCTTCAGCAGCCTATGTACTATTTCTTGGGCATTCTCTCTGTGGTGGACATGGGCCTGGCCACCACCATCATGCCCAAGATCTTGGCCATCTTCTGGTTTGATGCCAAGGTCATCAGCCTCCCTGAGTGCTTTGCTCAGATTTATGCCATTCACTGCTTTGTTGGCATGGAGTCTGGTATCTTCCTCTGTATGGCTTTTGACAGATATGTAGCGATTTGTCACCCTCTTCGCTACCCATCAATTGTCACCAATGCCTTAATCTTAAAAGCTACTGTGTTCATGGTACTTAGAAATGGCTTGTTTGTCATTCCGGTGCCTGTGCTTGCAGCCCAGCGTAATTATTGCTCCAGGAATGAGATTGAGCATTGCCTGTGCTCTAACCTTGGGGTCACTAGCCTGGCTTGCGATGACAGGAGGCCAAACAGCATCTGCCAGTTGGTTCTGGCATGGATTGGAATGGGGAGTGACCTAGGTCTCATAATACTGTCATACACTTTGATTTTGCGCTCTGTACTTAGACTGAACTCAGCTGAAGCTGCATCCAAAGCTCTGAGCACTTGTAGCTCCCATCTGATCCTTATTCTCTTCTTCTACACAGCTGTTGTTGTGGTTTCAGTAACTCACTTGGCAGAACCCAAAGCTCCTTTGATTCCAGTTCTACTCAATGTGCTGCACAACATCATCCCCCCTTCCCTCAACCCTATAGTTTATGCACTTAGGACTAAAGAGCTCAGGGCAAGCTTCCAAAAGGTGTTTTGTTTGAgcctagaaaagaacacaaggCACCAAAGACCTTCTGCATGA